Proteins encoded within one genomic window of Candidatus Aminicenantes bacterium:
- a CDS encoding VWA domain-containing protein has translation MSGAGRFRVRAAAALAALILAGLLPGLRAEAQDQAVRLPKPIRHDVNVTLKLIQVFVTDRQGRPVPGLTREDFSLSDAGQPVAITEFERHVSSLSSALPSTATPMTSTATKPTSSLSSASLPAATPMTTTAAKAGAGPPEKPAAGETKPRLPRKFLLFFDFANNNQRGVRMTQEAALHLLDERIAPGDEIGLISFSLTRGLVVHEFLTTDHAKVRRAVVDVGVKGISGRGDDIEQEYWRQATEGTIKIVPKGELQEVQSEGVKEQPLYHWRRQETKSQAEHFIEEMTGLARGLRYVPGQKNLILFSSGIAYTLIYGQQAGTPQGNTAGKESMYDAGDHVLRTLHEAMLKELGSASVSVFAFDIREAAMVPSLFAYDEETFITRFRDLFTEYGVHQNNDLIIRNDTLTGMPSLRRMSTATGGRFYGNIDEFKRNLADLEALTGTYYVLGYPISQVWDGAYHPLKVEVRGKGLEVRTQAGYFNPKPFHDLSDLEKRLHLLDLAMSDAPLFQAPLPAASAVLAGPAGTPNNAVLLTRLPAESTERLTGAKAEIVTLVYDERDDLVDLRRSEEATARLKAGAVIFASRMTLARGAYKCRVIIRDLDTGVAAVSTARVFVPAPAAGGLRLHTPLLLGPGARAVYLEGKISGRKEEAGATGWTALYPFDASAQEPLLGALPAGTPVLRVLLPLTVDRLSSSRVALRTVLLDSATGRRQSLSVRASTATTLGETIVQAVEISTAGLPTGRYTLYFYAEDIGSGALGNVSASFVIR, from the coding sequence ATGAGCGGGGCCGGGAGATTCCGGGTCAGGGCAGCGGCGGCTCTCGCCGCGCTGATCCTGGCCGGACTCCTTCCGGGCTTGCGCGCCGAGGCCCAGGATCAAGCCGTCCGCCTTCCGAAGCCGATCCGCCACGACGTGAATGTCACGCTCAAGCTCATTCAAGTCTTCGTCACCGACCGCCAGGGGCGTCCAGTCCCCGGCCTGACCCGGGAGGATTTCTCTCTCAGCGACGCCGGGCAGCCGGTCGCGATCACCGAGTTCGAGCGGCACGTGTCGTCGCTGTCATCTGCATTGCCGTCAACGGCAACGCCTATGACCTCGACGGCGACGAAACCTACGTCGTCGTTGTCATCCGCGTCGCTCCCAGCAGCAACGCCCATGACAACGACGGCAGCGAAGGCGGGGGCGGGGCCGCCCGAGAAGCCGGCCGCCGGGGAGACGAAACCCCGCCTGCCCCGCAAGTTTTTGCTCTTCTTCGATTTCGCCAACAACAACCAGCGCGGCGTCCGGATGACCCAGGAGGCGGCCCTCCATCTCCTGGACGAACGCATCGCGCCCGGGGACGAGATCGGGCTGATCTCCTTCTCGCTGACGCGGGGGCTCGTCGTGCACGAGTTCCTGACCACGGACCACGCCAAGGTCCGGCGGGCCGTGGTCGACGTCGGCGTCAAAGGCATCTCGGGCCGCGGCGACGACATCGAGCAGGAGTACTGGCGGCAGGCGACCGAAGGCACCATCAAGATCGTCCCCAAGGGCGAGCTGCAGGAAGTCCAATCGGAGGGCGTCAAGGAGCAGCCCCTCTACCACTGGCGCCGCCAGGAGACCAAGAGCCAGGCCGAGCATTTCATCGAGGAGATGACGGGATTGGCCCGCGGGCTCCGGTATGTGCCCGGCCAGAAGAACCTGATCCTCTTCTCCTCCGGCATCGCCTACACCCTCATCTACGGCCAGCAGGCCGGCACACCCCAGGGCAATACGGCCGGGAAAGAGTCGATGTACGACGCCGGCGACCACGTCCTGCGGACCCTGCACGAGGCCATGCTGAAGGAGCTCGGCTCGGCCTCCGTCTCGGTCTTCGCCTTCGACATTCGGGAGGCGGCCATGGTGCCGTCGCTGTTCGCCTACGACGAAGAAACGTTCATCACCCGGTTCCGCGACCTGTTCACCGAGTACGGGGTTCACCAGAACAACGATCTGATCATCCGAAACGACACGCTGACCGGGATGCCCTCGCTACGGCGGATGTCGACCGCGACAGGCGGCCGATTCTACGGCAACATCGACGAGTTCAAGCGCAACCTGGCCGATCTGGAAGCCCTGACGGGCACTTATTACGTCCTAGGCTACCCGATCTCCCAAGTCTGGGACGGGGCCTATCACCCGCTGAAGGTCGAGGTCCGCGGCAAAGGCCTCGAGGTCCGGACCCAGGCCGGGTATTTCAACCCCAAGCCGTTCCACGACCTGAGCGACCTCGAGAAGCGCCTCCATCTGCTCGACCTGGCGATGTCGGATGCGCCGCTTTTCCAGGCCCCCCTGCCGGCCGCTTCGGCCGTCCTGGCCGGACCGGCCGGCACACCCAACAACGCGGTCCTGCTGACCCGACTGCCGGCGGAATCGACGGAACGACTGACCGGGGCCAAGGCCGAGATCGTGACTCTGGTCTACGACGAGCGCGACGATCTGGTCGATCTGCGCCGGAGCGAGGAAGCAACGGCCCGCCTCAAGGCCGGCGCTGTCATCTTCGCCTCCCGGATGACCCTGGCCCGCGGCGCCTACAAGTGCCGGGTCATCATCCGCGACCTCGACACGGGTGTGGCCGCCGTGTCCACGGCCCGGGTCTTCGTCCCCGCGCCCGCCGCCGGAGGACTTCGCCTGCATACCCCGCTTTTACTCGGCCCGGGAGCCCGGGCTGTCTATCTCGAAGGCAAAATCTCCGGCCGGAAGGAAGAGGCGGGGGCGACGGGCTGGACCGCCCTCTACCCGTTCGACGCGTCGGCCCAAGAGCCGTTGCTGGGAGCCCTTCCGGCGGGCACGCCGGTCCTGCGGGTCCTGCTGCCGTTGACCGTCGATCGGCTGTCTTCCTCGCGGGTGGCGCTGCGGACGGTCCTGCTCGACTCGGCCACCGGGCGGCGGCAATCGCTCTCGGTAAGGGCCTCGACGGCGACGACCTTGGGCGAGACCATTGTTCAGGCCGTGGAGATTTCGACGGCGGGGCTTCCGACGGGGCGTTACACGCTTTACTTCTACGCCGAGGACATAGGCTCGGGAGCCCTCGGCAACGTATCGGCGTCCTTCGTCATCCGTTAG
- a CDS encoding VWA domain-containing protein, which yields MPSSPRTLLPSVKNLSILLAFLVALGSAGLVPESSAAGQEIVIRTQKPLQHEVTVGLKLVQVYVTDKKGKPVLDLRKDEFTLTDNGQPVSITEFERHALDPSKLPKLPAEPKPEAALPAAAAAPEAKPTLGRKFFLFIDFAFNSPRGALKAKAAALSFLDKSAVQGDEFGLISYSVVKGLTIHEFLTTDRAKVRQALADLNVKAGAGRADDVEQEYWRLAAEGGAAPDLSRDLSVRRQDAKSQARAFILKLTALAKAFRYVPGHKNLLLFSTGIASTLLYGGQAGTPMGSSGVTDRSKFEPPDHVLVTDYEALFKELSASNSSIFSFDTRESAKPATLFDYDEQTFGSKTSRDIFTVGGAYQNSTAVLKDENITGRYSLTKLSKDTGGKYFGNINEYEGNLADLQALTGSYYVLGYSVGQAWDGAFHEIKVEVARKGLEVRTQKGFFNPKPFTEYSTLEKTLHLLDLALSEAPLYQTPLLGSLQALVGPGLPGAGRDQVILLARLPANAAERLTGPKAEIVTFVFDQEDRLADMRRAEEKLSGYLDKPVFYISTASLLPGEYKCRVVVRDLETGAAAVASCPAHVPPPVASGLRLHTPLLLGPAADAAYIEGRLSAKPGAPAAAVWTALYPFGPAEHEPLMGPLSVAVPTLRVLLPMTVVGLETSRVAFRAALLNTATAERYSLTIMPAGRTAFADTIIQTFDIPTIGMPAGRYTLYFYAEDTNSGAMAHVSVPLILR from the coding sequence TTGCCAAGCTCACCTCGGACACTTCTTCCCAGCGTAAAGAATCTTTCGATCCTCCTGGCGTTTTTAGTCGCACTCGGCTCCGCCGGCCTTGTCCCGGAGTCGTCGGCGGCCGGGCAGGAAATCGTCATCCGGACCCAGAAGCCCCTCCAGCACGAGGTCACAGTCGGCCTGAAGCTGGTCCAAGTCTACGTCACCGATAAAAAGGGCAAGCCCGTCCTTGACCTGCGGAAGGACGAGTTCACTCTTACCGACAACGGCCAACCCGTTTCCATCACCGAGTTCGAGCGGCACGCCCTCGATCCTTCAAAGCTCCCGAAGCTTCCGGCCGAGCCCAAGCCCGAAGCCGCGCTTCCGGCGGCGGCAGCTGCCCCCGAGGCCAAGCCCACCCTAGGCCGCAAGTTCTTCCTGTTCATCGATTTCGCCTTCAACAGCCCCCGCGGCGCTCTAAAGGCCAAGGCTGCCGCCTTGAGCTTCTTGGACAAGAGCGCGGTCCAGGGCGACGAGTTCGGGCTGATCTCCTACTCCGTCGTCAAGGGCCTGACCATCCACGAGTTTTTAACCACCGACCGGGCCAAGGTCCGCCAAGCCCTGGCCGACCTCAACGTCAAAGCCGGCGCCGGCCGGGCCGACGACGTGGAGCAGGAATACTGGCGGCTGGCCGCCGAGGGAGGGGCCGCGCCCGATTTATCGCGCGATCTGTCGGTGCGAAGGCAGGACGCCAAAAGCCAGGCCCGGGCCTTCATCCTCAAGCTGACCGCCCTGGCCAAGGCCTTCCGCTATGTCCCCGGGCACAAAAACCTGCTCCTCTTCTCGACCGGCATCGCCAGCACGCTCCTCTACGGCGGCCAGGCCGGCACACCGATGGGCTCGAGCGGCGTCACCGACCGGTCCAAGTTCGAGCCCCCCGATCACGTCCTGGTCACCGATTACGAGGCGCTGTTCAAGGAATTGAGCGCCTCGAACAGCTCGATCTTCTCCTTCGATACCCGGGAGTCGGCCAAGCCGGCCACGCTCTTCGATTACGACGAACAGACCTTCGGCTCCAAGACCAGCCGCGACATTTTCACGGTGGGCGGCGCTTACCAGAACTCCACCGCCGTGCTCAAGGACGAAAACATCACCGGGCGCTATTCCCTGACCAAGCTGTCCAAGGACACCGGCGGAAAATACTTCGGAAACATCAACGAGTACGAAGGCAATTTGGCCGACCTGCAGGCTCTGACCGGGTCCTATTATGTGCTGGGCTACAGCGTCGGGCAGGCCTGGGACGGCGCCTTCCATGAGATCAAAGTCGAGGTCGCACGTAAAGGGCTGGAAGTCCGAACCCAGAAAGGCTTTTTCAACCCCAAGCCGTTCACCGAATACTCGACCCTCGAGAAAACGCTTCATCTGCTCGACTTGGCTTTGAGCGAGGCGCCCCTCTACCAGACGCCGCTTCTCGGATCGCTGCAGGCCCTGGTCGGGCCGGGCCTGCCGGGCGCGGGAAGAGACCAGGTTATTCTGCTCGCCCGCCTCCCGGCCAACGCGGCCGAACGGCTGACCGGACCCAAGGCCGAGATCGTGACCTTCGTCTTCGATCAGGAAGACCGGCTGGCCGACATGCGTCGGGCCGAGGAGAAGCTCTCGGGCTACCTCGACAAGCCCGTCTTCTATATCTCCACGGCGTCGCTCCTGCCGGGCGAATACAAATGCCGCGTCGTCGTTCGCGACCTGGAGACGGGCGCGGCGGCGGTCGCCTCCTGCCCGGCCCACGTGCCGCCCCCCGTCGCGTCCGGGCTCCGGCTCCATACGCCGCTCCTCCTCGGCCCCGCAGCCGATGCCGCCTATATCGAAGGCCGGCTGTCGGCCAAGCCGGGAGCCCCCGCGGCGGCAGTCTGGACCGCCCTCTACCCATTCGGCCCGGCCGAGCACGAGCCGCTCATGGGGCCGCTGTCGGTCGCCGTCCCGACGCTGCGAGTCCTCCTGCCGATGACCGTCGTCGGCCTGGAGACGAGCCGGGTGGCATTTCGGGCCGCCCTGTTGAACACCGCGACGGCCGAACGATACAGCCTGACCATCATGCCGGCCGGGCGCACGGCCTTCGCCGACACGATCATCCAGACGTTCGACATCCCGACGATCGGGATGCCGGCGGGGCGCTACACGCTCTATTTTTACGCCGAGGATACGAACTCGGGCGCCATGGCCCATGTCTCGGTTCCTTTAATCTTGAGATGA
- a CDS encoding rhamnose:proton symporter, whose product MDPVSPNLLLGVSMHAVGAFFAATCYAPQKRIHGWSWQTYWITQAAFCWFALPIIGALLTIPDLAAVLRAAPRGPMLSAFLLGVAYGVGGTAFGIAIRYIGYSLTYAVAIGLSAVLGTLIPPLVKGTLGATLRKPGASWIVAGIAAGAVGIAITGWAGRLKEIDLEAQQRRGEFSLSKGLLLSLLAGVLSAVYGFALAAGEPIADVATQYGAGVFRGNVVYIFANTGAFLTTAVYCLFLHARHKTWGEFRRPVQVPDQIKPRLPMNYVLAAVTGLFWYGQFFFYNLGHVRMGTYKFTSWAIHMIMLVLFSSLVGLAFHEWRRSRKLTLAMIRLALAVLVAAVLLLTYGNYIGGLAAA is encoded by the coding sequence ATGGACCCGGTCTCTCCCAATCTCCTGCTCGGCGTCTCGATGCATGCGGTCGGGGCGTTCTTCGCCGCCACCTGCTACGCCCCCCAGAAGCGGATCCACGGCTGGTCCTGGCAGACCTACTGGATCACCCAGGCCGCCTTCTGCTGGTTCGCCCTGCCCATCATCGGGGCTCTGCTGACCATCCCCGACCTCGCCGCCGTGCTCCGGGCCGCGCCGCGAGGGCCGATGCTGTCGGCCTTTCTGCTGGGCGTCGCCTATGGCGTCGGCGGAACGGCTTTCGGGATCGCCATCCGGTACATCGGCTATTCGCTGACCTACGCCGTCGCCATCGGGTTGTCGGCCGTGCTGGGAACCCTCATCCCTCCCTTGGTCAAAGGCACGCTCGGGGCGACGCTCCGAAAGCCGGGCGCGTCCTGGATCGTAGCCGGCATCGCGGCCGGAGCGGTCGGCATCGCCATAACCGGATGGGCCGGCCGCCTCAAGGAGATCGATCTCGAGGCCCAGCAGCGCCGGGGCGAGTTCTCCCTGTCCAAAGGCCTGCTGCTCTCGCTTTTGGCCGGCGTCCTCTCGGCCGTCTATGGCTTCGCCCTGGCCGCCGGCGAGCCGATCGCCGACGTTGCCACGCAATACGGCGCCGGCGTCTTCCGCGGCAATGTCGTCTATATCTTCGCCAACACCGGGGCCTTCCTGACGACTGCGGTCTATTGTCTATTCCTGCATGCCCGCCATAAGACTTGGGGCGAATTCCGGCGTCCAGTACAGGTCCCGGATCAAATAAAGCCCCGCCTGCCGATGAACTACGTCCTGGCCGCGGTTACCGGGCTCTTCTGGTACGGCCAGTTCTTTTTCTACAACCTCGGCCATGTCCGCATGGGCACGTACAAGTTCACATCCTGGGCCATCCACATGATCATGCTGGTGCTCTTCAGCTCCTTGGTCGGCCTGGCTTTCCATGAGTGGCGCCGGTCCCGGAAGCTGACCCTGGCCATGATCCGACTGGCGCTCGCGGTGCTGGTCGCGGCGGTCCTGCTCCTGACCTACGGCAACTATATCGGCGGCTTGGCGGCCGCCTGA
- a CDS encoding L-rhamnose mutarotase, with amino-acid sequence MKRYGAVIGLDEAKAEEYKALHAAVWPEVLAMIRACHIRNYSIYLRRLDDGRLYLFSYFEYIGEDYEVDMARMAADPATQRWWAVCMPCQRPLDNRAPGEWWAPLEEVFHTD; translated from the coding sequence ATGAAACGATACGGCGCCGTCATCGGCCTGGACGAAGCGAAGGCCGAGGAATATAAAGCCCTGCATGCCGCCGTCTGGCCCGAAGTCCTGGCCATGATCCGGGCCTGCCATATCCGCAACTATTCGATCTACCTGCGGCGCCTGGACGACGGCCGGCTGTATTTGTTCAGCTATTTTGAATATATCGGGGAGGATTACGAAGTCGACATGGCCCGCATGGCGGCAGACCCGGCGACTCAGCGATGGTGGGCGGTCTGCATGCCTTGCCAGCGGCCTCTGGATAATCGCGCCCCCGGGGAATGGTGGGCCCCTCTGGAAGAGGTATTCCACACCGACTGA
- the rsgA gene encoding ribosome small subunit-dependent GTPase A, with translation MIDSAPSPAADPLLAYGWNARCEEAAAIHRGKGLDFGRVTVENRETYILITRGGERAAEVSGRFQFAAASPSDFPKVGDWVAVTDYPAEAKAVIHEILPRAARLSRRAVGRRTEEQVLAANIDVIVLVQGLDFDFNLRRLERQMVMIRESGAAPVVLLNKADLLADAGEAAARAREALPGVDVMAVSALNESGLDGVRARLRPAETHVLIGSSGAGKSTLINKLLGRDRQAVAPVRPTDSKGRHTTSRRELIVLPGGALLIDTPGVREFQLWDTEDGVDEVFADIAALADACRFGDCTHLRETGCAVLAALEAGTLEAGRYQSWLKLRKEQAFLETKRREKPGSDKQAWSKAIHKAVKTFNKIDPKARFRD, from the coding sequence ATGATCGATTCCGCCCCCTCTCCCGCCGCCGATCCGTTGCTGGCGTACGGCTGGAACGCCCGCTGCGAGGAGGCAGCCGCGATCCATCGCGGCAAGGGACTGGACTTCGGGCGGGTGACGGTGGAGAACCGGGAAACCTACATCCTGATCACGAGGGGGGGCGAGCGCGCCGCCGAGGTTTCGGGCCGGTTCCAATTCGCAGCCGCCTCGCCGTCGGACTTCCCCAAGGTCGGCGACTGGGTCGCCGTCACGGACTATCCGGCCGAGGCCAAGGCCGTCATTCACGAGATCCTGCCGCGAGCCGCCCGGCTGTCGCGCCGGGCCGTAGGCCGACGGACGGAGGAACAGGTCTTGGCCGCCAACATCGACGTCATCGTCCTGGTCCAGGGTCTGGACTTCGACTTCAACCTGCGGCGGCTGGAGCGGCAGATGGTCATGATCCGCGAGAGCGGGGCGGCCCCGGTCGTGCTGCTCAACAAGGCCGACCTTCTGGCCGACGCCGGCGAGGCGGCCGCCCGAGCCCGGGAGGCCCTGCCCGGTGTCGACGTCATGGCCGTCTCGGCTTTGAACGAATCTGGTTTGGACGGAGTGCGCGCCCGGTTGCGGCCGGCCGAGACGCACGTCCTGATCGGCTCTTCCGGGGCCGGAAAATCCACCCTCATCAACAAGCTCCTCGGTCGGGACAGGCAGGCCGTCGCTCCGGTCCGGCCGACCGACTCCAAGGGCCGGCACACCACCTCGCGGCGCGAGCTGATCGTTCTGCCGGGCGGCGCGCTGCTCATCGATACACCCGGGGTCAGGGAGTTCCAGCTCTGGGACACGGAGGACGGGGTGGACGAAGTCTTCGCCGACATCGCCGCCCTAGCCGACGCGTGCCGCTTCGGAGACTGCACTCACTTGCGAGAGACGGGATGCGCGGTCCTCGCGGCGCTCGAAGCCGGGACGCTGGAGGCCGGGCGCTACCAGAGCTGGCTCAAGCTGCGCAAGGAACAGGCCTTCCTGGAAACGAAGCGGCGGGAGAAGCCTGGCTCGGACAAGCAGGCTTGGTCCAAGGCGATCCACAAGGCCGTCAAGACGTTCAATAAGATCGACCCCAAGGCCCGTTTCCGAGACTAG
- a CDS encoding adenylyltransferase/cytidyltransferase family protein, translated as MIKTVAIVGSFDDLRSRQVRFLEEAAKIGDVHAWVWPDAAVKRISGKPAKFPAGERLYIVQSLRFVKSARIATGSPTADAVPGLDVVKPQVWAVPEGEMNDAKRTFGAGLEIEVRTIPETDLIALPPAPPLNSRLARQRKVIVSGCYDWLHSGHIRFFEEASGYGDLFVDVGSDANIRMLKGKGHPLLGQDTRLYMVLAVKHVKQAFVGSGFGWLDAAPEISRIKPDVYLVNDDGDRPEKREFCEGRGIQYVVLKRTPKSGLPSRDSTSLRGF; from the coding sequence TTGATCAAGACCGTCGCCATCGTCGGGAGCTTCGATGACCTCCGCTCCCGCCAGGTCCGTTTCCTGGAGGAGGCGGCCAAGATCGGCGATGTCCACGCCTGGGTCTGGCCGGATGCCGCCGTCAAGAGGATCTCCGGCAAGCCGGCGAAATTTCCGGCCGGCGAGCGGCTCTACATCGTCCAGTCCCTCCGCTTCGTCAAGAGCGCCCGCATCGCCACCGGCAGCCCGACCGCCGACGCCGTCCCGGGTTTGGATGTCGTCAAGCCGCAGGTCTGGGCCGTGCCCGAAGGCGAGATGAACGACGCGAAGCGGACCTTCGGGGCCGGCCTCGAGATCGAGGTGCGGACGATCCCCGAGACGGACCTGATCGCGCTGCCGCCAGCCCCCCCTCTCAACTCCCGCCTGGCTCGCCAGCGCAAAGTCATTGTCAGCGGTTGCTACGACTGGCTCCACTCGGGCCATATCCGTTTCTTCGAGGAGGCTTCGGGCTACGGCGACCTCTTCGTCGACGTCGGCAGCGACGCCAACATCCGGATGCTCAAGGGCAAGGGCCACCCCCTGCTCGGCCAGGACACCCGGCTCTACATGGTCCTGGCCGTCAAGCACGTCAAGCAGGCTTTCGTCGGTTCCGGCTTCGGCTGGCTGGATGCGGCGCCCGAGATCAGCCGCATCAAGCCCGACGTCTACCTGGTCAACGACGACGGCGACCGGCCGGAGAAGCGCGAGTTCTGCGAAGGGCGCGGCATCCAATACGTGGTCCTCAAGCGCACGCCCAAAAGCGGGCTGCCGAGCCGCGACAGCACCAGTCTGCGCGGATTTTAA
- a CDS encoding tetratricopeptide repeat protein, which yields MKGIRIALMILAVMVLGLPAAEQTTAQARLLQAKAAYNEGNRVKAEALFLQVIELDPDQSAAYYFLGLLAKSPAGALPRFREYTALEPGDAWGWLALGNTWLKLGRTVEALRAYERAAQTAQEAEDIKQALAKGKLRAAPTLQPLGGTSVDSDGTHVARAGLAGDMAFRGGFRLGGLAIASWLDDGTQTQAGRTSIEELLLRLEGRPSPVVRLEAGLGAARHAGDGKKSGSASWTTPEAEVRVRWRAPDEGLALDIRAQRKPLIANPLLALNKAVSNEARLGLDVPAGPFRIRGTGRAGWIEARGEKANRRLQSGIALVRPLGASGEVSLQAHWLGFARASSAGYFAPRAVETLEAGTAWEIGGNGPVAASLDLGAGIQRLAKAGEAFGLWKTALRGWGTISIELLPTLQWQLEAEAYSAPFAPVGAVTAPGWKYLSVSTGLKVRLR from the coding sequence ATGAAAGGCATCCGAATCGCGTTGATGATCCTGGCCGTAATGGTCTTGGGCCTTCCCGCAGCCGAGCAAACGACGGCCCAGGCGCGACTCCTCCAGGCCAAGGCGGCCTACAATGAGGGCAACCGGGTCAAGGCCGAGGCCTTGTTCCTCCAGGTCATCGAGCTCGATCCGGATCAATCCGCGGCCTACTACTTCCTCGGGCTCCTGGCCAAAAGCCCCGCCGGCGCCCTGCCGCGGTTCCGCGAATACACGGCGCTCGAGCCCGGCGATGCCTGGGGCTGGCTGGCCCTCGGCAACACCTGGCTCAAGCTCGGCCGGACGGTCGAGGCCTTGCGGGCCTACGAGCGCGCGGCGCAAACGGCGCAGGAAGCGGAGGACATCAAGCAGGCCCTGGCCAAAGGGAAACTGCGCGCCGCCCCCACGCTCCAGCCCCTGGGCGGGACGTCCGTCGATTCCGACGGAACCCATGTCGCGCGAGCCGGGTTGGCGGGCGACATGGCCTTCCGCGGGGGTTTCCGGCTGGGGGGTCTGGCCATCGCCTCCTGGCTCGACGACGGGACGCAAACCCAAGCGGGGCGGACTTCGATCGAGGAGCTTCTCTTGCGGCTGGAAGGCCGGCCGAGTCCGGTTGTGCGGCTGGAGGCGGGCTTGGGAGCCGCCCGCCATGCCGGCGACGGGAAGAAATCGGGTTCGGCCTCCTGGACCACACCCGAGGCCGAGGTACGCGTCCGCTGGCGGGCTCCGGACGAGGGGCTTGCCCTCGACATCAGGGCGCAAAGAAAACCGCTCATCGCCAACCCGCTGCTGGCTCTGAACAAGGCGGTCTCGAACGAAGCCCGGCTCGGGCTGGACGTCCCGGCCGGCCCGTTCCGGATCAGGGGCACGGGCCGGGCCGGCTGGATCGAAGCCCGCGGCGAGAAGGCCAACCGTCGCCTCCAATCCGGAATCGCGCTCGTCCGGCCTCTCGGCGCGTCCGGCGAAGTCTCCCTCCAAGCCCACTGGCTCGGCTTCGCCCGCGCCTCCTCGGCCGGCTACTTCGCGCCTCGAGCCGTCGAGACCCTCGAAGCCGGGACGGCCTGGGAGATCGGCGGGAACGGTCCGGTCGCAGCTTCCCTCGACCTGGGGGCGGGGATCCAGCGCCTGGCCAAAGCGGGCGAAGCGTTCGGGCTTTGGAAGACGGCCTTGCGAGGCTGGGGGACCATCAGCATCGAGCTTCTCCCGACACTGCAATGGCAGTTGGAAGCAGAAGCTTACAGCGCTCCGTTCGCCCCGGTTGGGGCGGTCACGGCCCCCGGCTGGAAATACCTATCGGTCAGTACGGGTCTGAAGGTTCGCCTCCGCTGA
- a CDS encoding glycosyltransferase family 2 protein → MSAPSRSGRKPQPRDCISPEPVIPGPTVPLTVIIPAFNEAPAIADTLRSLLAQTRTPASVIVVDDCSTDGTGDAARAFGVTVVRPPANTGSKAGAQTFALPMVRTPYAIALDADTTLAPDAIERLLPAFEDPRVAAACGSVLPRRVRSVWERGRYIEYLFAFTFYKRVQDQYGTPLISSGCFSMYRTEALREIGGWRNRTLAEDVDLTWTMYQNGYAVRFIPDAVAFPIEPHDFGFLKKQLRRWSHGFVQNVRLHRRGLLKIPFLRSAVAVALWDAIVASLVYLLLLPAIAILLRSPLILLGYVIDVPAVVVPVVVGAWPRREVGRALLSVPCFFILRTVNAIYFLEALWSEVVRGRSFLIYEKGH, encoded by the coding sequence ATGTCCGCACCGAGCCGGTCCGGCCGCAAGCCCCAGCCCCGGGACTGTATCTCTCCCGAGCCGGTCATCCCCGGTCCGACAGTCCCTCTGACGGTGATCATTCCCGCTTTCAATGAAGCACCCGCCATCGCAGACACCCTTCGCAGCCTCCTAGCCCAGACCCGGACTCCCGCCTCGGTCATCGTCGTCGATGACTGTTCGACCGACGGCACGGGCGACGCGGCCCGCGCCTTCGGGGTCACCGTCGTCCGCCCCCCCGCCAATACGGGCTCCAAGGCCGGGGCCCAGACCTTCGCTTTGCCGATGGTGCGGACGCCGTATGCGATCGCCCTGGACGCCGATACGACGCTCGCCCCGGACGCGATCGAAAGGCTTCTCCCCGCCTTCGAAGATCCCCGGGTCGCCGCCGCTTGCGGCAGCGTTTTGCCCCGGCGCGTCCGGAGCGTCTGGGAGCGGGGCCGCTACATCGAATACCTTTTCGCTTTCACTTTCTACAAGCGCGTCCAGGACCAGTACGGGACGCCGTTGATCAGCTCGGGCTGCTTCTCGATGTACCGCACCGAGGCCCTGCGCGAGATCGGGGGCTGGCGGAACCGGACCTTGGCCGAGGACGTCGACTTGACCTGGACGATGTACCAGAACGGGTACGCGGTCCGGTTCATCCCCGACGCCGTCGCTTTCCCCATCGAACCGCACGACTTCGGATTCCTGAAAAAACAGCTTCGGCGATGGTCGCACGGTTTCGTCCAGAACGTCCGGCTTCACCGCCGGGGACTTCTCAAAATCCCGTTTCTGCGCTCGGCCGTGGCCGTCGCGCTCTGGGACGCCATCGTCGCCTCGCTCGTCTATCTGCTGTTGCTGCCCGCCATCGCCATTCTGCTCCGGAGTCCCCTGATCCTGCTCGGATACGTCATCGACGTGCCCGCCGTCGTCGTCCCGGTCGTCGTCGGAGCCTGGCCCCGGCGGGAAGTGGGGCGGGCGCTTCTCAGCGTGCCTTGCTTCTTTATTCTGCGGACGGTCAACGCGATCTACTTCCTGGAAGCGTTATGGTCGGAAGTCGTCCGCGGCCGCAGCTTCCTCATTTATGAGAAGGGGCATTAG